From the Halobacterium zhouii genome, the window CAGTACGAGGGCGTCATCACGCAACGCCAACTCATCCAGTCCCACATCGAGGACGACACGAAGGTGGCGGCGCTCACGACCAGCGCGCCGAAGGTCGACCGCACCGAGGACATCCGGGACACCGCGCGCATGCTCGTCGAGGGCGGAACGAAGATGGCGCCGGTGTTCGAGGCCGGCAAACTCTGGGGCATCATCACCGAGGACGCCATCCTCGAAGCGGTCCTCGACAGCCTCGACGCGCTCACGGTGGGCGACATCTACACCGCCGACGTCGTCACCATCGACGAGGACGACACGATGGGGACGGTCATCAACCAGCTCCGCGAGCACGGCATCTCGCGGCTCCCCGTCGTCGACGAGAGCGGATTCCTCTCGGGTATCGTCACCCGCCACGACATCGTCGACTTCGTCGTGCGGGACAACACGAAGACCACGCTAGGCGACCGCAGCGGCGAGATCGAGCGCCTGCTCGACCTCCCCGTCTACGACGAGATGTCCAGCCCCGTCGAGACGGTGAGCGTCGAGGACAGCGTGCAGGACGCCGTCGAGGAGATGCTCGACAACGACTACTCTGGGCTCGTCGTCACGCCCGCCGACGACGACCGCGTGGTCGGCGGCATCCTCACGAAGACCGACGTGCTGCGCGCGCTCTCCTACACGGAAGAGGAACACCTCGACGTGCAGGTGACGAACATCGAACTCCTCGACACGCTCGGCCGCCAGGAGATCCAGGAGCGCATCGAGGAGGTCGCCGACAAGTACAGCGACATGAACGTCCACCACGCGCACGTCCGCCTCCACAAGCACAAGGAGAAGCTCCGGGGCACGCCGCTCATCCAGGCCCAGATCCGCCTCCGAACGAACAAGGGCCAGGTCGCAGGCACGGGCGAAGGCTACGGCGCCGACAACGCCTTCTACATGGCCCTCGACACCCTCGAGCGGAACGTGCTCGAACTCAAGGGCATCGAGCGCGACGAGGAGTACAAGGGCCAACTCCTCCGGAAGCTGAACGAGCTCTAGCACGCACTTTTTCCAGCGCTCGGCGCGCTCCGCGCGCCGTCGCTTGCAAAAACTTGCGGAAAAAGCACTCCTCCCTCCAGCGCACCGCTTCGCGGTGCTTAGTCGGTCGTCGGCCCGCGCCTCCGGCGCGGTAAACAGCGCGCTCACTCCGTTCGCGCGCTGATGCTTGCTTCCCCGTACCGCACCGTCCGCTCCGCGTTCGAGCGGCGAATCGCCACACGTATGGCTCACAGCCGCGACGCTCGAACCATGAGCGACACGGCGGACGAGAACCTCTACCGGCAGACGGTCGAACTCCTCCGACCGGGCGACGTCGACCTCGCGGGCGCCGTCGTCCACACGACGTACGACTCCGACGAGGAGAGCCTGCTCCACCAGCTGACGCTGGATGCAGGGAACGTCGTCGCCGACCACGCGGAGATGGGCGACACGTACGTCTACTCGGGGAACGACGACTCCGAGTTCGGCGTGAACCAGCACCAGGGGCTGACCATGGAGGACGACGAGTTCGTCTGGGAGTGCCAGCAACTGCTTCGCGACGGTCGCTTCGACCTCGTGCTGTACTGGCGCGCGACCGGCGACCACGACGCGGTACTCGACGATATCCGGGGCATCGAGGGCGTCGAAGAGGTCGTCGGCGTCACCGAGGACGGATTCGAAAAGTAACGGAGTCGGCGGCGACCGCCGGAATCGGCGAGTCGCGTCGTTTATGCGGCGTGGCGCCCGAGACGCGTGCATGGACATCGCGGACCTCGACGAGCGGGACCGCGCGATTCTGAACGCCTTTCAGGGCGGGTTCCCGGTCGTGCAGCGGCCGTTCGAACCGGCCGCGAACGCGCTCCAGTCGCGGGGCGTGGACGTGGACGCCGACGAGTTGCTGGAGCGCATCCGGCGACTCGACGAAGGCGGCATCCTGACCCGATTCGGCGCGCTCATCAACGCCGAGGAGATCGGCGGGAACGCCTCGCTGGTGGCGATGCACGCGCCCGAGGACCGCTTCGAAGAGATCGTGGAGACGATTAACGACCACCGGGAGGTCGCGCACAACTACGAGCGCGAGCACCCGCACCTGAACGTGTGGTTCGTGGTCTCCGTCGCGGACGAAGAACGCATTCCCGAGTTGCTAGCGGAGATAGAAGCAGAGACCGGCCAGGAGACGCACAATCTGCCGAAGCAGCGGGAGTTCCGCGTGGAGGCGAAGTTCCTCGTCGACGGCCCCATCGCGGAGGGGAACGTGGACCTCTCGCATCTCGGCACGAACCCGGAGTGGACCGACCGTGATAGCATCACGCCCGCGGAGCGAAACCTCGTGCTTGCGGTGCAGGACGGCCTGCCGGTCGTGGAGACGCCGTACCGCGCGGT encodes:
- a CDS encoding DUF5778 family protein, producing the protein MSDTADENLYRQTVELLRPGDVDLAGAVVHTTYDSDEESLLHQLTLDAGNVVADHAEMGDTYVYSGNDDSEFGVNQHQGLTMEDDEFVWECQQLLRDGRFDLVLYWRATGDHDAVLDDIRGIEGVEEVVGVTEDGFEK
- a CDS encoding CBS domain-containing protein, giving the protein MDIADIATNDYLEVEAEKRLGKVRSIFEEQNPKGIIVTEAGQYEGVITQRQLIQSHIEDDTKVAALTTSAPKVDRTEDIRDTARMLVEGGTKMAPVFEAGKLWGIITEDAILEAVLDSLDALTVGDIYTADVVTIDEDDTMGTVINQLREHGISRLPVVDESGFLSGIVTRHDIVDFVVRDNTKTTLGDRSGEIERLLDLPVYDEMSSPVETVSVEDSVQDAVEEMLDNDYSGLVVTPADDDRVVGGILTKTDVLRALSYTEEEHLDVQVTNIELLDTLGRQEIQERIEEVADKYSDMNVHHAHVRLHKHKEKLRGTPLIQAQIRLRTNKGQVAGTGEGYGADNAFYMALDTLERNVLELKGIERDEEYKGQLLRKLNEL
- the ahbB gene encoding siroheme decarboxylase subunit beta, which encodes MDIADLDERDRAILNAFQGGFPVVQRPFEPAANALQSRGVDVDADELLERIRRLDEGGILTRFGALINAEEIGGNASLVAMHAPEDRFEEIVETINDHREVAHNYEREHPHLNVWFVVSVADEERIPELLAEIEAETGQETHNLPKQREFRVEAKFLVDGPIAEGNVDLSHLGTNPEWTDRDSITPAERNLVLAVQDGLPVVETPYRAVADEIGEDPEWVVETLRRFNVEGKVRRVGVIPNHYSLGYTENGMTVWDVPDDVVDEVGPEVASLDFVTHCYERPRHDGVWPYNFFAMTHGRSEAESEARIERVREVMADHWDVGEDDWDTLFSTEILKKTGIRLAERADANTA